The proteins below come from a single Amphiura filiformis chromosome 15, Afil_fr2py, whole genome shotgun sequence genomic window:
- the LOC140171346 gene encoding protein Wnt-8b-like, with translation MFRQVAAVLSCCLLSSMQVHCFINGWSQATNLLLAGSKTYLSYSDSIAAGAGNAMSECKHQFKWDRWNCPDNSLSLFTELNPTREMSFVHAISTAGIMFTLTKNCSLGDFTKCGCDNSKIGQMGSDDWQWGGCSDNVNFGERLSKNFIDELETGDDARAAANLHNNEVGRKVVRKNMQRRCKCHGVSGSCSVQTCWDQLADFRVIGSILKKKYLDAVRVNYVRGQLINGKVASRTEEGGASEDSTVLKKANLVYLERSPDYCNANSTIGTRSTEGRECLRNPKDYASVDELAAWEHHSCKRLCTKCGLRVTETKVVVESRCNCQFQWCCNVRCDTCKSEKTVYACETL, from the exons ATGTTTCGTCAAGTTGCTGCGGTTTTGTCTTGTTGTTTGCTATCTTCGATGCAGGTACATTGCTTCATTAATGGCTG GTCACAAGCAACTAATCTACTGTTAGCTGGTTCAAAG ACCTATTTGTCTTACTCTGACAGCATAGCAGCTGGAGCAGGCAACGCCATGTCGGAGTGTAAACATCAATTCAAGTGGGATCGATGGAATTGTCCCGACAACTCGCTGTCGTTATTCACCGAATTGAATC CGACTCGTGAGATGTCTTTCGTCCATGCCATCAGCACTGCCGGAATTATGTTTACATTGACCAAGAATTGTAGTCTGGGCGACTTCACCAAATGCGGATGTGACAACAGCAAAATCGGACAAATGG GTAGTGACGACTGGCAATGGGGTGGTTGTAGTGATAATGTCAATTTCGGCGAGAGACTTTCCAAGAATTTCATAGACGAATTAGAAACTGGTGATGATGCAAGAGCTGCCGCCAATCTCCATAACAACGAAGTTGGAAGAAAG GTTGTTCGTAAGAACATGCAACGACGATGCAAGTGTCACGGTGTGTCAGGTAGCTGCTCCGTCCAAACGTGCTGGGACCAACTCGCTGACTTCCGCGTCATCGGATCTATACTCAAGAAGAAATATCTGGATGCCGTCCGTGTAAATTATGTTCGTGGTCAACTCATCAATGGAAAGGTTGCTTCGAGAACTGAAGAAGGAGGAGCCAGCGAGGATTCAACTGTTTTGAAAAAGGCGAATTTGGTCTACTTGGAGAGGTCCCCTGATTACTGTAACGCAAATTCTACCATCGGTACACGCAGTACGGAAGGCCGTGAGTGTCTGCGAAATCCTAAAGATTATGCTTCAGTTGATGAACTGGCCGCGTGGGAACATCACAGTTGTAAGAGACTATGCACTAAATGTGGACTTAGAGTAACGGAGACAAAGGTTGTGGTGGAGTCTAGATGTAATTGTCAATTCCAATGGTGCTGCAACGTGAGATGTGATACATGTAAATCGGAGAAGACCGTTTATGCCTGCGAGACTTTATGA